The proteins below are encoded in one region of Leptospira johnsonii:
- a CDS encoding alpha/beta hydrolase, translating to MKPASPMCINFKYIYYPVLILFLLGNCSSMLFYPTREMYIPPEKMGFQPEKLSLRMKDGTNIKVWIFKPSKIKAKASILQFHGNGDNMSSHYISLVWLVEKGYELVIWDYRGYGDSEGEAEKEPILEDSKEILKFQQNRAKELGIPWIVYGQSMGGAIAIRAVGEMQNKEGLLLVVGDGTFAYYSHVAKTVAERVFFFPIGQLVGFFFSDHLSPGEVADQISPVKLLVVHGTEDQIVSYPNGMELFQKAKDPKIFWEIKGGGHLDWMAMGRSKGAKNFQYYLEELISHWNP from the coding sequence ATGAAGCCAGCTTCTCCTATGTGTATCAATTTTAAATATATTTACTATCCCGTTCTCATTCTGTTTCTATTAGGCAATTGTTCTTCTATGTTATTTTACCCTACTAGGGAAATGTATATTCCTCCTGAAAAAATGGGATTCCAACCAGAGAAACTTTCTCTCCGAATGAAAGACGGGACAAATATCAAAGTTTGGATCTTCAAACCCTCTAAGATAAAAGCAAAGGCGAGCATTCTTCAGTTCCATGGAAATGGGGACAATATGTCTAGCCACTATATCAGTCTTGTATGGCTTGTTGAAAAAGGTTATGAATTAGTGATCTGGGACTATAGAGGTTACGGAGATTCGGAAGGAGAAGCGGAGAAGGAACCTATATTAGAAGATTCTAAAGAAATCCTGAAATTCCAACAGAACAGAGCAAAAGAACTGGGTATTCCTTGGATCGTTTACGGACAAAGTATGGGCGGAGCAATTGCGATACGGGCCGTAGGAGAAATGCAAAACAAAGAGGGATTATTACTGGTCGTAGGCGATGGCACCTTCGCATATTATTCTCATGTGGCTAAAACCGTGGCAGAGAGAGTGTTTTTCTTTCCGATAGGACAGTTGGTCGGATTCTTCTTCTCGGATCATTTAAGTCCCGGAGAAGTAGCGGATCAAATTTCTCCGGTAAAACTATTGGTAGTACATGGAACCGAGGACCAGATCGTTTCCTATCCGAATGGGATGGAACTTTTCCAAAAAGCAAAAGATCCTAAAATTTTCTGGGAGATCAAAGGTGGAGGACATTTAGATTGGATGGCGATGGGAAGGTCTAAAGGTGCAAAAAACTTCCAGTACTATCTGGAAGAGCTGATCTCTCATTGGAATCCTTAG
- a CDS encoding Lnb N-terminal periplasmic domain-containing protein: MPSKLYSFFLILFLFSIFGTFRPAYATGTEKILEYQKTAETRKLWEDRYWILLLHYTKTTFGNWVSEADSSSFFLSREGRKNPEEELLSAIEAFMTEVPPPPGEENWMHPVCKFPERKRWLQEKLSIPDTDFAKVDCSRFEKWFATLNPKGAKIIFASYYMNAPASIFGHTLLKLDSGDRHRKEILEYSVNYAANADPESTNAIVYSIFGLFGGYPGTFSLFPYYVKIAEYNDIESRDLWEYELDLKEEEVKRMTRHLWELGAATFDYYFLDENCSYHLFSLIEVARPSLHLRDKAPFVIPGDTVKKYIEQTGLVKEIKYRPSLHSKIIQKLRKMNEEEKNLYENVMKNGDISPLTNKEPDTKVRTAFLSDTILDSFRYKKAEGDSPKEWDQTYKQLLLFRSKLPTDYEDSGYSPITQSPHVGHGSSALYHEMGISSLGNFLGFGYRAAIHDLLNTDQGYIPNSSVDYFSFKARYYQDSKKLHLEEFHIVRLLSLTPYNSLGRSVSYFVDSGADSSVYEKSRNKEDRKLLEWQAVLRPEDLSYTLYRLDDVSKSEKYERVTNANIETTFGYSFQDQFSEGPKRFLFSAQAGAKVRYNGKYDTNAIVAPQIAAYWIANFDSFKAVLSLHYYTFSVYGIPDDYKAQLGFRYAIHANHELRLEAKAQRNYNEASFSYVYQF; the protein is encoded by the coding sequence GTGCCCTCTAAGCTCTATTCTTTTTTTCTAATATTATTTTTATTCTCTATTTTCGGGACTTTCAGACCTGCTTATGCGACAGGGACCGAAAAGATCCTAGAATACCAAAAAACGGCAGAGACCAGAAAACTTTGGGAAGATAGATATTGGATCCTTCTATTACATTATACTAAAACCACATTCGGAAACTGGGTAAGCGAGGCGGACTCTTCTTCTTTTTTTCTTTCTAGAGAAGGAAGAAAAAACCCGGAAGAAGAACTACTCTCCGCAATCGAAGCCTTTATGACCGAAGTCCCCCCTCCTCCCGGAGAAGAAAACTGGATGCATCCAGTATGCAAATTCCCGGAAAGAAAAAGATGGCTCCAAGAGAAACTTTCCATTCCGGATACAGATTTTGCAAAAGTAGATTGTTCCAGATTCGAAAAATGGTTCGCTACTTTGAATCCTAAAGGTGCAAAGATCATATTCGCTTCTTATTATATGAATGCGCCCGCCTCTATCTTCGGTCATACTCTTTTAAAATTGGATTCCGGAGATCGCCATCGAAAGGAAATTTTAGAATACTCGGTAAATTACGCTGCAAATGCGGATCCTGAATCTACGAATGCGATCGTGTATTCTATTTTTGGTTTGTTCGGAGGATATCCCGGAACCTTCTCCTTATTCCCTTATTATGTTAAAATTGCGGAATATAACGATATTGAAAGTAGAGATCTTTGGGAATATGAGTTGGATCTGAAAGAGGAAGAGGTCAAAAGAATGACGAGGCATCTCTGGGAATTGGGAGCCGCTACTTTCGATTATTATTTTTTAGATGAGAATTGTTCCTACCATTTGTTTTCTCTGATAGAAGTAGCGAGGCCGAGCCTTCATCTGCGCGACAAGGCTCCTTTTGTGATCCCGGGAGATACTGTTAAAAAATATATTGAACAGACAGGCCTTGTAAAAGAGATCAAATATAGGCCTTCTCTACATAGCAAGATCATCCAGAAACTCAGAAAAATGAACGAAGAAGAAAAGAACCTTTACGAAAATGTAATGAAGAATGGAGATATATCTCCTTTGACTAATAAAGAACCGGATACTAAAGTCAGAACTGCTTTTCTTTCGGATACGATCCTGGATTCTTTTCGTTACAAAAAAGCGGAAGGAGATTCTCCTAAAGAATGGGATCAAACTTACAAACAATTACTCTTATTCAGAAGTAAACTTCCGACCGATTATGAGGATTCCGGATATTCTCCTATCACCCAAAGTCCTCATGTGGGCCATGGTAGTTCCGCACTGTATCATGAAATGGGAATATCCAGTTTGGGAAATTTTTTAGGCTTCGGTTATAGGGCCGCTATCCACGATCTTTTGAATACGGACCAAGGTTATATCCCGAATTCTTCCGTGGATTATTTTTCTTTTAAGGCAAGATATTACCAGGATTCTAAAAAGTTACATCTAGAAGAATTCCATATCGTTCGGCTTCTTTCATTAACTCCTTACAATTCATTAGGTCGCTCGGTTTCTTATTTTGTGGATTCAGGAGCGGACTCCTCCGTTTACGAGAAAAGTAGGAACAAGGAAGATAGAAAACTTCTGGAATGGCAGGCTGTCCTCCGGCCGGAAGATCTGTCTTACACACTGTATAGATTGGATGATGTTTCAAAATCCGAAAAATATGAGAGAGTTACGAATGCAAATATAGAAACTACTTTTGGCTATAGCTTCCAGGACCAATTTTCAGAAGGACCAAAACGTTTTTTATTCTCCGCTCAGGCAGGAGCAAAAGTAAGATACAACGGTAAGTATGATACGAATGCAATCGTAGCTCCTCAAATTGCAGCCTATTGGATCGCAAATTTTGATTCTTTCAAAGCGGTATTGTCTTTGCATTATTATACTTTTTCAGTTTATGGGATCCCGGACGATTATAAGGCACAATTAGGATTTCGTTATGCTATCCATGCCAATCATGAATTGAGATTAGAGGCAAAAGCCCAAAGGAATTATAATGAAGCCAGCTTCTCCTATGTGTATCAATTTTAA